TAAATGTCATCGCAAATAAGATAAGTTAATATGACCTAGAGATCCAACTCAAGTTATTCCACCAAAAATAGCTATGAAAAATCTTTCATCGATTTTTAATAAGCCAGATAACCGCTGGAAAAAGTTACGACAGAATTATCCCTCTGTTCAAACCATTGTTCATAATAAGTTCGCCTGAAAAAAACAGGCTGGTCTTTAAATATCTCCATCGTTAAAGCGATGGCTCCAACGCCATCGAAAAAACGGATATTTTTTTCTTTTTGAAGGTGGTTGATAAATCCCATAAAATTTTGCGCTTCTACATATCCCCACAGTTCTTTTTCCCATAAATCAGTGTTTTTCAGTACTTCTTGAGTGACTTTGAAGGGATGGCCGAATCGGGGACCAATATGACACCCATCGATACTGATAATCAGACCAACTCTGTTTTTGTAAAGGGATATGATTTCCCTAAGCAGAGCAGCAAGCTTCTTCATTTTTAAAAGTTCCTCTTGACCGTTATTGTACAAGATCAATTCATATAATCCCCCACACAGGACTGGTAAAAAATACAAGGGTTTTTGGATGCCCATCCAGTAACGTAAAGCCTGCATAAAGACGAGAGGAAATTCTATCGAATGTTCTTTTTGGTGACCTAAAGGATCAGACAGACAAAACCCGACTCTTCTTTCGATATTCTCGACCAGCTCCTTTTTATTGTAGGCCCTTCCTAGAGGAGTGATGTAGTCTCGGTTGTCAATGCTCCATTCGATACGGCTATGATGGCCAACCCCAAGAATGATAAAAAAGTCGGCTTCAGACATGGAAAACCATCGAGAAAAGGCATATGTATAAGCTTTAGGACTAACCTGAAAATCTATGTGTGGAGCCAGAATTGCGATGGTCTCTCTTTGTTCTTTGGCAAGGGTGCCATTTTTAGGCCAGCAACAGGCTCCTGGGGCATCAAAAAAAGAACGGAATTTTGTCAAACATTCTAGGGCTTCTGCAGGATATGAAAAACCATGACAGCTGGCATGAATAGCGCGGGTTTGCATAGCGAGCTTTTCTAAATTCATGAAAATAAACTGATCGATTAAATTTAAAAAGCTTGAGTGTTCTGGTCAAATAATCGTGCCATGTGGGACCACTCCATCCTTTGGAATAATAACGATCCCATCCCTGATGTAATAAAAATCCCCATCATAATTTTGAGGTTTGCCTTGGGGAGAAATTTTTACGTTGTTTCCAATGCGACAATTCTTGTCTATGATTGTTTTTTCAATTGCAGAATGACTCCCTATCCCTATTCTTGGCAAGCCATGGCCTTCGGCAGCTAGTGCCTGGCTTTCTGTCTCATAATAATCGTTTCCAAGCAGTATAGTATCCATAAGACAGGCTTGAGGTTGAACAATACTTCTTATTCCTACAAGAGAATGGATAATTTTTGCTCCCGAAACAATGCAACCCTCAGCAATGAGTGAATTTTCGATTGTAGCGTTGAAAATTTTTGAGGGGGGTAGGTAGCGGGGACGGGTAAATATGGGGAAATGGCTATCATAAAAGTCGAAGTTGGAGTGCAGATCGCAAAGATTGAGGTTGGCTTGGTAAAAAGCCGAGATCGTTCCGATATCCTCCCAATATCCGGGATAAATATAAGAAAAAACTCGGTGAGATCGAATTAAAGAAGGAATGACATCTTTGCCGAAATCTGGTTCAGAGCCCATAAGGGCATTAGCAAGGGTTTTACGATTAAAGACATATATTCCCATGGAAGCGAAGAAAAAGAGCCGATCTTTAGGTAGGTGATAAAGGCTTAAAAAAGGATCGTTAATGGCAAATTCCTTAAGGACATCTTTCTCTTTGGGTTTTTCAACGAAAGATACGATCCTTTTTTCTTCATTGACCCTCAAAATACCCAGTGAAGAAGCCATATCTATGGGAACCGGTGTAATGCCAACGGTTACGTCGGCACAGGTCTCGATGTGTTGTTCAATCATGACCCGGTAATCCATCTTGTAAAGTTGATCTCCAGCAAGGATTAATATCATGTCGTGAGGATGGCTTCCAAAATGGATAAGGTTTTGTCTAACCGCGTCAGCTGTTCCCTGATACCAATAAGCTCCTTTTGGAGTTTGTTGGGCGGCCAGAATTTCGACAAATCCTTGGGAGTAATCGTCAAACCTATAGGTTTGCTGGATGTGTCTATGCAAGGAAGAGCTATTAAATTGGGTGAGTATAAATATTCTCCTTAATCCGGAATTAATGGATAAGCTTATTGGAATATCTACAAGCCGATATTTGCCTGCCAAAGGAACGGCGGGTTTAGCTCTTTCTTTTGTCAATGGGAAAAGCCTTGTCCCTGCTCCCCCTCCAAGAATAACGGTGATGACATCCATTGAAGAAAATGAAAAAAGATGGGATCTATTCATAATATTTGATATTTATTTTGATTTTATTTAAAAATAACGCAATATGTGTGGGATTTTTGCATACTTGGGGAAAAAGGAAGCCCAACCGATTTTGCTTGATGGGTTGAAACGGTTGGAATATCGAGGCTATGATTCGAGTGGGATTGCCATCGCGGACGGCAAAAGGATAGAAGTGATCAAAAAGAAAGGAAGAATTGCCGACCTTGTACAACTTATCGGCCCAAGACAATTTCATGGCCGGTTGGGTATAAGTCATACCCGCTGGGCAACTCACGGTATACCTAGCGATGAAAATGCTCACCCACATTTTGATCAATCCCAATGTCTTTCTTTGGTCCATAATGGGGTAATAGAAAATTACCAGCTTTTGAAGCAAAGATTACTCAATTTTGGACATAAGTTTCAATCAGAAACGGATACAGAAGTCCTTGCTCATCTTATAGGCTATTATTATGAGCAGGAAAAAATAGACGATCCCTATCAACGGCTTATTCATGCTCTTAAGCGGTCGCTTAAGGAAATCAGTGGAACCTATGGTATAGCTTTAATCCACTCCGACGTTCCTAACCTTCTTTTAGGAGCAAGGCGAGGTAGCCCCTTGGTTTTAGGCATAGGAAACGACGAGTTTTTTTTAAGCAGTGATGTGACCGCGATTTGTCCTTATGCCCATAGGGTCGTTTACTTAAACGATGGGGATCTGGTTGCCATCACTCTGGACACATTCGATATCCAATCCTTGAACCAATCCTTAAACAAATCGAATAATGGGTTTGAAATTAGAGATGTTGATCAATTGGAAATGACTGCCAGTCTGAAGGGCTTTCCTCACTACATGCTTAAAGAGATCTATGATCAGCCTGAGGCGATCAGAAATGCTTTCCGTGGACGCTTGATTCATGAAGAAGCAACGGCCAAGCTTGGAGGCCTTAATATGAGCCCACAAGAGCTTCTTAGAATAGAGAGGATTCAAATAATCGGTTGTGGTTCAGCAAGGCATGCGGGTATTGTGGGTGAATACCTGATCGAGTCCTTGGCTCATATTCCAGCCGAAGTCGAATTTTCAAGCGAATTTAGGTATAAAAATTCTCCATTGGATAGGCACACGGTTGTGTTTGCAGTTAGCCAATCTGGAGAGACCGCTGATACGCTTGCGGCTGTAAAAGAAGCGAAAAGAAAGGGGCTTAAAGTCCTGGGCATTTGTAATCGCGTCGGTAGTTCAATAGCTAGGGAGACAGAAGGAGGGGTCTTCATGCATGCAGGACCTGAAATTGCCGTTGCAGCGACAAAATCATTTAGTTCACAGGTTCTGATATTTTCTCTGCTTGCTTTGCTTTTAGGCCGATTAAGGTATCTTTCTGCTCGGGAAGGACATGAAATTGTTGAAGCGATCGAAGCGTTACCTGATCAGGTAGCCGAAGTGATCAAGTTAGATTCACAGGTAAAAGAACTTGCAAGAAAATACGTTCAAAGCCGAAGGTTTTTGCTTTTTGGCCGACAGTTCCAATACGGGGTTGCCTTGGAAGGAGCACTGAAGATTAAAGAAATCTCTTATTGTTGTGCTGAAGGCAATCCTTCTGCGGAATTGAAACATGGCATTATAGCTTTAATTGATAAGTCTACCCCAAGTATTTTTCTTTGCCCAAAAGATGGGGTATATGACAAGAACATAAGCAACATGGAAGAAATCAAAGCCAGGGGAGGGCCTATCATTGCTATTGCAACTGAAAATGACGACCAGGTTGCTAAGATAGCTGATGAGGTGTTGTATATTCCTAAAGCCCCAGAATATCTTACGCCAATACTCACCGTTATTCCTCTTCAATTGTTTGCTTATCACTTAGCTATTTTTCTGGGTAGAGATGTGGACAAACCAAGAAATTTGGCTAAAAGTGTAACGGTTGAATAGGATTAATCCTCTTCACCGACCTGTCGTTCTAAAAGATCCAATACCGATTCATGAATTTTTTTGTTCTCATAGAGTATTCTATAAATTTCATCAGCGATGGGTTTTTTCTGTTTTGAAAAAAGGAAGCTTCGTTGGACAGAAAGAGTTGTGGGTAAGCCTTCTATGACAGAAGATTCTAAGGCGGTTGCTTCATTCAGAGGAATACCGGAGGCAAGCCTTGTCCCCAACCTAAAATTCCTGCTTTTCATACTGCTTGCAGTAAGCAACAGGTCTCCTACCCCACTGAGGCCAAAAAAGGTTTCGGCTTTTCCGCCTGCAGCTATTCCCAGTCTTGTCATTTCAGACAATGAGCGAGTCAGAAGAGAAGCATGGGCATTTTCTCCAAGCTTTAATCCATAGCAAAGCCCCCCGGCAATAGCATAAATATTTTTTAGGGCTCCTCCTAGCTCTACACCGATGAGATCGGTTGATCGATAAACTCGAAATCGCTTAGAATGAAAAATATTTTGGAAAAATTTCCCTAGGTTTTCTTCTTCTGCTGCAACGACAGAGGCAGCAGGAAGACCTGCAGAGATTTCTTCAGAAAAATTTGGACCGGAGAGTGCCCCAACCTTTGCATTCTTCCAAATATCCTTGATTATTTCTGTGACCCTTTTGCCAGTACTGACCTCTAATCCCTTGCTCAAGCTTATTACTGGGCATTGAGGATGGGGAAAATGGGAAAGAGTTTCTCGGACATGTTGAACGGGTATAACCACACACAGGCAGTCTAGTTTCTCTTTCCAATCAGTGTCAGTATGGTGGAAACTGAGCGGTTTGAAATGGTTTTCTTCAAGAAGTTTTTTGATTGTTTTACCCCATCGACCTTGGCCAAGAATGCCGATTTTCATTTATTTTGTTTTGAAAATTTCAATTTTGGTTCTGTTCCATTTAAAATTCTTTTGATATTGGATCGATGCCTCCAGAGCGCCAAACAAGAGGCCGCAATAGAGAAAAAGAAAAAGAGCGGGCTGTTAGGATAAAGCAAAAAGCTAAAGAGAGGAAATAACAAGGCAACACAGATAGAGCTAATGGAAACGATGCGAGTTAAAAAAAATACCGATAACCACACAATGACAAGAAAAAAGAACACCTTAGGCATGAGAGCAGCGAGTACTCCTGCAGAAGTGGCAATACCTTTGCCTCCTTTTCCTTTAAGCCAAGGGGTATAATTATGGCCGAAAATGGCAAAAAGACCGCAAAGCAGAGCAAAAAGATCAACTGAGGTTGAATTAAGACTAAACCGAAGCCAAATGACAAGAAAAACAGGTAGGAAACCTTTTAAGAAATCCAGTACAAGGACAACGAGAGCCCATTTCCATCCTAGTATTCTTCCCACATTGGTAGCCCCAATGTTTTTACTGCCAAGCTGCCGGATGTCTACTCCCTTGGCTTGACCGATCAAAAATCCAAAGGGAATAGAACCCAACAAGAAAGAAAAAAGAATACCACCCAAGAGAAAAAAGGGCGAAATAAGAATAGCTTCCATAGCTTTATTGAAATTGGGAACCGATTGTTCAATTGAGTTAAATCATATAATCAACAGGGATTATTTTTTAAAAACTCTTAGCGGTTAAGTCTAATGCTTTCTGTCTTAAGGCATGGTCAGCCAGAACAAGCTTTGTCATGGCTTCGACTATAGGTACAGCTCGAGGAAGCACACAAGGATCATGTCTACCTCTAGCCCGTAAGATGACTTCTTCCCCTGTTACGGTCACTGTCTGTTGTTCACGAGCAAGCGTTGCCACAGGTTTAAAGGCTACACGAAAATAAAGATTTTCCCCGTTACTTATCCCTCCCTGGACACCCCCGCTCCAATTTGTTCTCGTTCTTACCTTGTTGCCTTCCATGTAAAAGGGATCGTTATGTTCTGATCCTTTCATTCGAGCTGCCCGAAACCCCGAGCCGATTTCAAATCCTTTAGAAGCGGGCAAACTCAACATCGCCTTTGCAAGATCAGCTTCGAGTTTATCAAAAACAGGCTCACCCAGCCCTGTTGGCATTCCTCTCACTACGCATTCAATCACCCCCCCTACACTATCTCCTTCTCTTTGTGCTGTTTCGATTTCTTTCAAAACCTGTTCAAGATTGCTTGCGTCGGGCCACCGTAGGATATTCGACTCGATACTCTCTTTACTGACCGTGTTAGGATCACACATGGCCTTTAGCCCGTGTACTTCAGAAACCCAACTGATTACTTCTAATGAAGGATAAATCGTATGAAGAACTTTGCCAGCAACCGCTCCTCCTGCAACTCTGCCAATAGTTTCCCTTGCTGAGGCTCTGCCCCCACCCTGCCAATTACGTATTCCATATTTGAGTTGATAAGTGAAATCAGCATGGGAGGGCCTGTAAATATATTCCATCTCTGCATAAGCTTCAGGACGTGCATCTTCATTTTTAACCCAAATCATTATGGGAGTTCCCAGAGTCATTCCATTAAATGTTCCAGAAAGGATGGCCGCTATGTCTTTTTCTTTCCTTTGTGTCGTGATTTTGCTTTGACCTGGTCGTCTGCGATCAAGCTCCTTTTGGATATCTTCTTCGGTCAAAGGAATTCTTGAAGGACAACCGTCAACAACTACTCCTACCCCTTTGCCATGGGATTCTCCCCAGGTCGTTATACGGAATAAATGTCCAAAAGTATTGGGCATATGATCTTCTGTTTGTTTAAAAAGAAATCTCTACGTTCTTTTTTCCCTAGATCTAAAAAAAGGATGTCACCGAGTCCATAAAAATAATTTAACTATTCTCTGAACAATAAGATAGGGATAGAGCTGTAATCAAAGAAAAAGATTATTCATTTGTAATATTTCATGGGTAAAGATCTTAACGAAATATACCTCTAGTTTATGAGCAGAAAGCCAAAGATGGATATGATGAAACTCCCTTTGCTTTAACCCATAAGCGGTGCAGAAACACGAAAAAGACGAGGATTTCTCTCTATACTTTTTCTTTTTCTTTGTTTAGAGAGGGTTATACTTAGAATGAAATAATTTCTCTGTATGCCAAGGCATATTGTACTGGTGGGAATGATGGGAGCGGGGAAAACAAGTGTGGGTTTATGGCTGGCTAAAGCCAAAGCGATCCCTCTCTATGATCTGGATCAGTTGATCGAGGAAAAAGAGGGCAAAACTATACCTCAAATTTTTGCAACTGAAGGGGTAGAATATTTTAGAGAGAAAGAGATGGAGCTAGTAAACCAGATTGTCTCCTTCCCTCCTGGAGTAGTAGCTACAGGTGGGGGAACCCTAATCAATCCGTTAAACTTTATGCTTTTAAAGCGTCATGGGCGACTGTTTTATCTTCAAGCCTCGTTGGATCTTTTGTGGGTTAGGTTAAAAGACAAAACAGATAGGCCTCTTCTTTTGGGTAAGGAACCCAAAATTACCCTCGAAAGATTGTTGAAAGAAAGGGAATCCCTCTATAAAGCTGCAGATATTGAAATTGCGGTTGAAGGTAAAACGGTTGAACAGCTTGGAGAACTTTTATGGAACTATTGGGAAAAAATGGAAAAGACAAATCTTTCCTAAAAAGTTTGCGTGTTGGATTTATTGGTCCTGGTAAAATGGCAAGGGCTCTTTTAAGCGGTCTTGCATTAAGGAATGAAAGAAAATGGCTTTGCAATACAATATGGGTTTCAGGTCGTTCCAAAGAGAGTCTTGAGTCCTTTGCAAGGTTTTTTGAGCAAGAAAAAGTCCAGCTCACTTTGGATAATGTGGAACTGGTCAAAAATACAGATCTGATTTTTTTATGCGTAAAGCCTTTTCAGGCAGAAACTGTCCTAAGACAGATAGAATCAGTGGGTCTTGACAAATGGATTATCTCTGTTGTAGCTGGACTGTCTATAAAAAAAATAAAACACATTTTGCCCCATTGCCTGATTGTTCGAACCATGCCCAACCTTGCCTGTCAAATTGGCAAGGGGATTGTTCCCTTTGCTATAGAAGAAGAGACTCAGAAAAACAAACAGTTGGTCAGTCTCATTCATTTAGCACTCTTACCTCTGGGCCAACCTATTGCTATCAGTGAGGAGCTGATGTCAGCGGTTACCGTGTTAACGGGCTGCGGCCCTGCTTACATCTGCATGCTCATGATCGGGCTCATCGAGAAAGCTAAAGCCTTTGGGTTTGCTGAAGTCGAGGCTGAACAGTTAATCGAAGATATGGTTCTTGGTACGATTTTATTGCTCAAAGAAACAAAAAAAACCCCTTATAAACTCCTTTCAGAAGTCAAAACACCTCATGGAATAACTGAAGCAGCTTACCAGCTAATGGTACGTAAAGGTTGGGAAGATATTTTGATAGAAGCGATAGAAACGGCCAACAAAAAAGCCGAAGAGCTGGAATCCCGTCTTTAAAAGCTAAAAGCTATGAGCCTGACCTTTTTTCCCATTAACAAACAAATGTATGATTATGCTGTTTGTCACCGCAGCCATCACTCCGATCCAGTAATGGTTGAATTGAGAAAAGAAACGCTTGCTTTAGGAGAGATTGCCGAAATGGCTATACCTCCGGAAGAAGAAAGTTTTCTATCGATTATTGTTGCAGCTTCTAGGGTAGAAAAAGCGATAGAAGTAGGCACTTTTACGGGCATAGGAGCCATGGCTATAGCTAGAGCCTTGCCGGTAACGGGCAAGCTTCTTTGTTGCGAAATCAATCCTCAATGGATCTCCATTGCTTCTAAATATTGGGCAAAAGCGGGTTTGGAAAGCAAAATTGAAGTCCGTATTGGTCCTGCATTAGAGACAATAAAATATCTGAAGGAAGATCGCTTTTTTGACTTTGCTTTTATTGATGCGGATAAACAGAATTATGAAAATTATTATGAGTTGTTATTACCTAGGATCAGACCAAATGGACTTATTGTTTTTGACAACATGCTGTGGAAGGGTAAGGTAGTCTGTCCTGATATCACTGATAAAGACTCTGTTGTTTTAAGTCGATTGAATGAGAAGTTAAAAGATGATCCAAGGGTTGAATCCGTACTTATCCCCATGGCCGATGGAGTCGTCATAGCAAGGAAGAAAGGATAAATGGTTATGATTTTCGATGTTAGCGATTTCCAGAAAGAAGTTATTGAAAGAAGTCAAATCAAGCCTGTTGTTGTCGATTTTTGGGCTGCTTGGTGTGGGCCTTGCCGTATGCTCTCGCCCATCCTTGAAGAGTTGGCTGAACAAGCAAAAGACAGGTGGGATTTAGCAAAATTGAATGTTGATGAATTGAATGAAGTGGCCATAGAATGTGGGGTGAGTGGGATTCCAGATGTAAGAATTTTTATTTCAGGCAAAGAAAAAGATCGTTTTATTGGCCTACAACCCAAAATAGCTATACAGAACTGGCTTGAAAAAAACCTTGGAGAAGGCACAAAAAAAGCAAAATGGCAAGATTCGATCGAACTGTTTCAACAGGGAAAGTTTCATGAATCTTATGTGGCTTTTGAAAAAGCCAAGGATAAACCTGAGGATGCTCAAGATAGCTTGACATGTGCTCGGTTAGTACTCTTGGCTAATCCTCAAAAGGCATTGGAAATGCTGGATTCTTCTGACCGATTGGAAGATCCTGAGCTTTTTGATGCGATATCGTTTTTAGCCCGTTTATTGCTTGGAAAAGAAATTGAAAATTGGGCGGATGAGAAGCAAAAAAAAGATTTTATGGAAGGGATAGAGGCTCTTAAGTCAATGGATGTAGAAAAAGCACTTTCTCAATGGATAAGTCTTCTTCATCAAAATAAAAATGTGGGCCAAGGGTTGGTTTTGAAAGCTGTTCGTAGTTTATTCTATTATCTTGGGCACAGACATCCTCTTTCTCTTAAATATAGTCGCCCTTTTTCTACGGCCATAAATATCTAGTCGTTGTTGGTTTAATCCACAGGTTCAACATGCACAACAACATCGGTTATTTTTACTGAGTCTGCAGAACATAGCTTCTCTTTAACCTTGTGTCCAATAGTATGTCCCTCCCTGACAGTGATGGAGCCTGAAACAACTACATGAATGTCCATCAGTAAACCTTGTCCACTTTTGCGAATACGACATTTTTCTATATTGATTACTCCTGGGACTTCTTTCGCAAGGTTCCTTATTTGGAGTTCAATGTTTTTAGGTGGAGCTGTGTCCATGATTTCTAAAAATGAGGGATGTAAAAGTTGAATGCTATTCCAAAGAATGATTGCTCCGGATACAAGGGCGGCTAAAGCATCTGCCAGTTTCCAGCCCGTAATCAAGGCAACGAGAATTCCCAAAAAGGCGGCTAGAGAAGAAAAAGCATCATAGCGATGATGCCAGGAATTGGTAAGTAATACAAGGCTGTCTGTTTTCTTTGCCAGTTTTCTAAATATTCTGAAAAAAAATTCCTTGCTGATAATAACCAACACCAAAATCGGTAGAGTATAGACCGATGGCAGTGCTGAAGGCTGCCAGAGGCTTTTAATCGCCTCATAGGATACAAAAAACGTCAAAAAAATCAAAAGAGTAGAAATAATCAAAGCCGAAATCGGATCAGCCTTCCCATGACCGAAAGGATGATTGAAATCAGGTGGCATTTGCGATATCTTGATCCCTAGCCATACAAGAATAGATGACCCTATGTCGGCAACAGATTCTATGCCGTCGGCTATTAAAGCTGAAGAATGGCCGATTAAACCTACAGAAATTTTAGTTGCAGCGAAAATAAAATTTAAGAGTAGGCTTAGAAGAATATAGCGAAAAATTCTTTGATCTAGGGAAGAGCTCATTGATGATCAAAAATGATTATCTGTTCATCCTATTTTAGCTTACTAATATTTTTCTCCTTTAAGAAAGAAGAGTAAATGTGATTTATTTTATTAAAAATTTATTTTTGATAGATAAAAGATTATGATAATAAAGCTCTTGTAACTTTTAACTTAAAAGGAGGTATTTTGTGAAAAAATTTCTTTTTGCGGTAATGCTCATGGCAATACAAGGATCCTGGTTATTTGCTGCCAAAGAGGTAACCGTAAAAGGTGAGCTTGTCGACCTCGTATGTTATATAGATCACGCTGCACAGGGCGAGAAACATATGAAATGTGGTCGAACCTGTATCGATGCTGGATTGCCTCCAGGTTTAAAAGGAGATGACGGCAAGCTCTATTTAATTGTTGGAGAACATAAGCCTATTAACAAAGAAGCAGTCAAGTATGCGGATAAAAAAGTGACTGTGAAAGGAAAACTTGTAAGTGCTGAAGGCTATCACTTAATTGAAGATGCCGAGATTATTCCATAATGCAGCTCCCATAGGCGAAGCTTCTTGAGGGAAACCCTTTTCTTTTTCAAATAAACAAAGCTTTGCTTCTTTGATTTGAGGCTTTGAGCGGCTATCCTTTT
The DNA window shown above is from Methylacidiphilum caldifontis and carries:
- the plsY gene encoding glycerol-3-phosphate 1-O-acyltransferase PlsY, with protein sequence MEAILISPFFLLGGILFSFLLGSIPFGFLIGQAKGVDIRQLGSKNIGATNVGRILGWKWALVVLVLDFLKGFLPVFLVIWLRFSLNSTSVDLFALLCGLFAIFGHNYTPWLKGKGGKGIATSAGVLAALMPKVFFFLVIVWLSVFFLTRIVSISSICVALLFPLFSFLLYPNSPLFFFFSIAASCLALWRHRSNIKRILNGTEPKLKFSKQNK
- the glmS gene encoding glutamine--fructose-6-phosphate transaminase (isomerizing) yields the protein MCGIFAYLGKKEAQPILLDGLKRLEYRGYDSSGIAIADGKRIEVIKKKGRIADLVQLIGPRQFHGRLGISHTRWATHGIPSDENAHPHFDQSQCLSLVHNGVIENYQLLKQRLLNFGHKFQSETDTEVLAHLIGYYYEQEKIDDPYQRLIHALKRSLKEISGTYGIALIHSDVPNLLLGARRGSPLVLGIGNDEFFLSSDVTAICPYAHRVVYLNDGDLVAITLDTFDIQSLNQSLNKSNNGFEIRDVDQLEMTASLKGFPHYMLKEIYDQPEAIRNAFRGRLIHEEATAKLGGLNMSPQELLRIERIQIIGCGSARHAGIVGEYLIESLAHIPAEVEFSSEFRYKNSPLDRHTVVFAVSQSGETADTLAAVKEAKRKGLKVLGICNRVGSSIARETEGGVFMHAGPEIAVAATKSFSSQVLIFSLLALLLGRLRYLSAREGHEIVEAIEALPDQVAEVIKLDSQVKELARKYVQSRRFLLFGRQFQYGVALEGALKIKEISYCCAEGNPSAELKHGIIALIDKSTPSIFLCPKDGVYDKNISNMEEIKARGGPIIAIATENDDQVAKIADEVLYIPKAPEYLTPILTVIPLQLFAYHLAIFLGRDVDKPRNLAKSVTVE
- a CDS encoding pyrroline-5-carboxylate reductase family protein; the protein is MELLGKNGKDKSFLKSLRVGFIGPGKMARALLSGLALRNERKWLCNTIWVSGRSKESLESFARFFEQEKVQLTLDNVELVKNTDLIFLCVKPFQAETVLRQIESVGLDKWIISVVAGLSIKKIKHILPHCLIVRTMPNLACQIGKGIVPFAIEEETQKNKQLVSLIHLALLPLGQPIAISEELMSAVTVLTGCGPAYICMLMIGLIEKAKAFGFAEVEAEQLIEDMVLGTILLLKETKKTPYKLLSEVKTPHGITEAAYQLMVRKGWEDILIEAIETANKKAEELESRL
- the amrB gene encoding AmmeMemoRadiSam system protein B; this translates as MNLEKLAMQTRAIHASCHGFSYPAEALECLTKFRSFFDAPGACCWPKNGTLAKEQRETIAILAPHIDFQVSPKAYTYAFSRWFSMSEADFFIILGVGHHSRIEWSIDNRDYITPLGRAYNKKELVENIERRVGFCLSDPLGHQKEHSIEFPLVFMQALRYWMGIQKPLYFLPVLCGGLYELILYNNGQEELLKMKKLAALLREIISLYKNRVGLIISIDGCHIGPRFGHPFKVTQEVLKNTDLWEKELWGYVEAQNFMGFINHLQKEKNIRFFDGVGAIALTMEIFKDQPVFFRRTYYEQWFEQRDNSVVTFSSGYLAY
- a CDS encoding glucose-1-phosphate adenylyltransferase; its protein translation is MNRSHLFSFSSMDVITVILGGGAGTRLFPLTKERAKPAVPLAGKYRLVDIPISLSINSGLRRIFILTQFNSSSLHRHIQQTYRFDDYSQGFVEILAAQQTPKGAYWYQGTADAVRQNLIHFGSHPHDMILILAGDQLYKMDYRVMIEQHIETCADVTVGITPVPIDMASSLGILRVNEEKRIVSFVEKPKEKDVLKEFAINDPFLSLYHLPKDRLFFFASMGIYVFNRKTLANALMGSEPDFGKDVIPSLIRSHRVFSYIYPGYWEDIGTISAFYQANLNLCDLHSNFDFYDSHFPIFTRPRYLPPSKIFNATIENSLIAEGCIVSGAKIIHSLVGIRSIVQPQACLMDTILLGNDYYETESQALAAEGHGLPRIGIGSHSAIEKTIIDKNCRIGNNVKISPQGKPQNYDGDFYYIRDGIVIIPKDGVVPHGTII
- a CDS encoding cation diffusion facilitator family transporter; the protein is MSSSLDQRIFRYILLSLLLNFIFAATKISVGLIGHSSALIADGIESVADIGSSILVWLGIKISQMPPDFNHPFGHGKADPISALIISTLLIFLTFFVSYEAIKSLWQPSALPSVYTLPILVLVIISKEFFFRIFRKLAKKTDSLVLLTNSWHHRYDAFSSLAAFLGILVALITGWKLADALAALVSGAIILWNSIQLLHPSFLEIMDTAPPKNIELQIRNLAKEVPGVINIEKCRIRKSGQGLLMDIHVVVSGSITVREGHTIGHKVKEKLCSADSVKITDVVVHVEPVD
- a CDS encoding O-methyltransferase; its protein translation is MSLTFFPINKQMYDYAVCHRSHHSDPVMVELRKETLALGEIAEMAIPPEEESFLSIIVAASRVEKAIEVGTFTGIGAMAIARALPVTGKLLCCEINPQWISIASKYWAKAGLESKIEVRIGPALETIKYLKEDRFFDFAFIDADKQNYENYYELLLPRIRPNGLIVFDNMLWKGKVVCPDITDKDSVVLSRLNEKLKDDPRVESVLIPMADGVVIARKKG
- a CDS encoding NAD(P)H-dependent glycerol-3-phosphate dehydrogenase; the protein is MKIGILGQGRWGKTIKKLLEENHFKPLSFHHTDTDWKEKLDCLCVVIPVQHVRETLSHFPHPQCPVISLSKGLEVSTGKRVTEIIKDIWKNAKVGALSGPNFSEEISAGLPAASVVAAEEENLGKFFQNIFHSKRFRVYRSTDLIGVELGGALKNIYAIAGGLCYGLKLGENAHASLLTRSLSEMTRLGIAAGGKAETFFGLSGVGDLLLTASSMKSRNFRLGTRLASGIPLNEATALESSVIEGLPTTLSVQRSFLFSKQKKPIADEIYRILYENKKIHESVLDLLERQVGEED
- the trxA gene encoding thioredoxin gives rise to the protein MIFDVSDFQKEVIERSQIKPVVVDFWAAWCGPCRMLSPILEELAEQAKDRWDLAKLNVDELNEVAIECGVSGIPDVRIFISGKEKDRFIGLQPKIAIQNWLEKNLGEGTKKAKWQDSIELFQQGKFHESYVAFEKAKDKPEDAQDSLTCARLVLLANPQKALEMLDSSDRLEDPELFDAISFLARLLLGKEIENWADEKQKKDFMEGIEALKSMDVEKALSQWISLLHQNKNVGQGLVLKAVRSLFYYLGHRHPLSLKYSRPFSTAINI
- a CDS encoding shikimate kinase; this encodes MPRHIVLVGMMGAGKTSVGLWLAKAKAIPLYDLDQLIEEKEGKTIPQIFATEGVEYFREKEMELVNQIVSFPPGVVATGGGTLINPLNFMLLKRHGRLFYLQASLDLLWVRLKDKTDRPLLLGKEPKITLERLLKERESLYKAADIEIAVEGKTVEQLGELLWNYWEKMEKTNLS
- the aroC gene encoding chorismate synthase produces the protein MPNTFGHLFRITTWGESHGKGVGVVVDGCPSRIPLTEEDIQKELDRRRPGQSKITTQRKEKDIAAILSGTFNGMTLGTPIMIWVKNEDARPEAYAEMEYIYRPSHADFTYQLKYGIRNWQGGGRASARETIGRVAGGAVAGKVLHTIYPSLEVISWVSEVHGLKAMCDPNTVSKESIESNILRWPDASNLEQVLKEIETAQREGDSVGGVIECVVRGMPTGLGEPVFDKLEADLAKAMLSLPASKGFEIGSGFRAARMKGSEHNDPFYMEGNKVRTRTNWSGGVQGGISNGENLYFRVAFKPVATLAREQQTVTVTGEEVILRARGRHDPCVLPRAVPIVEAMTKLVLADHALRQKALDLTAKSF